The Deltaproteobacteria bacterium region TGCTTGAACTGCGCGATCGCCTGCGGGTTGATCTCGGGGACGACCAGCGGGATGTCGGGCTCCATCCGGAACGCGGAGGAGTTGTCGACAACGACCGCGCCCGAGGCCCACGCCGCGGCGGCGAACTCCCTGCTGCGCGAGGCGCCCGCGGAGAACAGGGCGATGTCGATATCCTTGAACGAATCTTTCGAAAGAAGCTCCACCGGCAGCTCCTCGCCGGCGAACGTCAACCGCTTGCCGACGGACCGCTCGGACGCAAGAAGACGCAGATTCCTGATCGGGAACTTCCGCTCCGCCAGGATCTGCAGGAAGACTCCACCCACCGCGCCGGTCGCGCCGGCGACGGCCACATTGAACCGCTTGCCGCTCATCGCGTCACCTCGTCTGGTATTGGTTCAGGACGGCTTCCCGGACCCGGTCGCCCATCTCGGTCGTTCCGACCTTTTTCCCCTCGCCCTCGCGGTAGATGTCGCCCGTCCGGTACCCGTCGGCGAGGACCCGCTCCACCGCCTTTTCGATCCGGGCGGCCTCCGCGGGCATATCAAACGAATATTTTAGCATCATTGCGACGGAAAGGATCGTCGCCAGCGGATTGGCGACCCCCTTCCCCGCGATGTCGGGGGCGCTGCCGTGGATCGGCTCGTACATCCCCACCTTTCCCCCGATGGAGGCGGACGGGAGCATCCCGATCGACCCGGTGATCATCGACGCCTCGTCGGTGAGGATGTCGCCGAAGAGGTTCGTCGTCACGATCACGTCGAACTGCCGGGGGTTGCGGATGAGCTGCATCGCGCAGTTGTCGACCAGCATGTGGGAGAGCGCCACGTCGGGGTACTCCTTCGCGCCGACCTCGGACACCACCCTGCGCCACAGCTCCGTCGCCTCGAGGACGTTTGACTTGTCGACGGAGGTGACCCGCCGGGAGCGCTTGCGGGCCAGCTCGAACGCGACGCGGGCGACCCGCTCGATCTCGGGCCGGGTGTAGATCTCCGTGTTGATCCCCGTCTCCACGCCATTGATGAACGACACGCCTCGAGGTTCCCCGAAGTAGATCCCGCCCGTCAGCTCGCGCACCACCATCAGGTCGATCCCCTCGACCAGCTCCCGGCGCAGGGGGGAGGCGTCGAGCAGCGGGGCGAACACGACGGCGGGGCGCAGGTTCGCGAACAGCCCCAGCTCCTTGCGCAGCCCCAGAAGCGCCCGCTCGGGGCGAACGGCGAACGGGAGGGGATCCCACTTCGGACCGCCGACCGCACCGAGCAGAACCGCGTCGGATGCCTTTGCCAGCGCGAGGGCCCGGTCCGGCATCGGCGACCCGTGGGCGTCGTAGGCGCACCCGCCCAGCAACTCCTCCTCCGTCTCGAACATCTTTCCCCCGGCGGCCTCCTCGAGGATCCGCAGGACGGACAGCCCCTCCCGGACGACCTCCGGACCGATCCCGTCGCCCGGAAAAACGCAGATCTTCTTCGCCGCCATCAGGCCCCCTTCTTCCGCTTCGCGATGTAGTTCAGCAACCCGCCGGCGGCCACCAGCTCCCGCATGAACGGGGGGATCGGAGTGAAACGGTACTCCTTCCCCTTCGTCTCGTTCCGCAGGGACCCCCGCTCCATGTCCACGGCGAGCCGGTCTCCCGCCTCGATCTCGTCCACCGCGTCGGGGGCCTCGAAGATCGGCAGCCCCATGTTGAAGGCGTTCCGGTAGAAGATCCGGGCGAACGAGCGGGCGATGACCGCCGACGCGCCGGACGCCTTGATCGCGATCGGGGCGTGCTCCCGCGAGGAGCCGCACCCGAAGTTCTTCCCCGCGACGATGAGGTCGCCCGGAGATACCTTCGACGCGAACGAGGCGTCGATGTCCTCCATGCAGTGCCGGGCGAGCTCCGCCGGGTCGGAGGTGTTCAGGTACCGCGCGGGGATGATGACGTCCGTGTCGACGTCGTCCCCGTACTTCCACGCCTTGCCGCTCAGTTCCATGTCATGCGCTCCTACGGAAGTTCGTCCGGGCCGCCGATGCGGCCGAGGACCGCGGAGGCCGCGGCCACGGCGGGGTTGGAGAGGTACACCTCGCTCTCGGGGTGCCCCATCCGGCCGACGAAGTTCCGGTTCGTCGTCGAGATCGCCCGCTCCCCCTTCGCCAGGACCCCCATGTGGCCGCCAAGGCACGGCCCGCAGGTGGGGGTGGAGAAGGCCGCCCCCGCCGTGACGAACGCCTCCATCAGGCCCTCCCGCATCGCCTGCAGGTAGATTTCCTGGGTAGCGGGAAAGATGAGCATCCGCACGCCGTCGTGGACCTTCCGCCCCCGGATCACCGCGGCGGCGCTGCGCAGGTCCTCGATCCGCCCGTTGGTGCACGACCCCACCACGACCTGGTCGATCGGGACGTTCCCCACCTTCGACAGCGGCCTCGTGTTCTCCGGCAGGTGCGGGAACGCGACCACCGGCTCGAGCGCCGAAAGGTCGACGGAGATCTCGTCCGCGTACCGCGCGTCGGGATCGGCCGTCACGACCTCGTACTTCCGCTTCGCCCTTCCGTCGGCGTACGCCTTCGTCGCCGCGTCGAACGGGAAGATCCCGTTTTTCGCCCCCGCCTCGATCGCCATGTTCGCCATGGTGAAGCGCCACGCCATCGACAGGTGCGCGATCCCGTCCCCCGCGTATTCCATCGCCTTGTAGAGCGCCCCGTCCACCCCGATCTCGCCGATGATATGCAGGATCACGTCCTTCCCCTCGACCCACTTCGCGGGGCGGCCCGAAAGGACGATCCGCAGCGTCTCGGGGACCTTGAGCCACACCTCCCCCGAGAACATCGCCGCGGCGAGGTCGGTGCTCCCCACCCCGGTGGAGAAGGCGCACAGGGCGCCGTAGGTGCAGGTGTGGCTGTCCGCGCCGATCACGAGGTCGCCGGGAACGACCAGCCCCTCGTCCGGGAGCAGGACGTGCTCGATCCCCATCCGGCCGACCTCGAAGTAGTTCACGACGCCGAACTCCTTCGCGAACTCGCGCATCATCTTGACCTGTTCGGCGCTCTTGATGTCCTTGTTCGGCGCGAAGTGGTCGGGCACCAGGGCGATCCGCTCGCGGTCGAACACCGCCGCGGCCCCCAGCGACCGGAACGCCTCGATCGCGATCGGGCTGGTGACGTCGTTGCCGAGGGCGAGGTCGACCTTCGCCAGGATCAGCTCTCCCGGCGCGACCCCCTTCCTCCCGGCGTGCCTGGCGAGGATTTTTTCAGTGAGTGTCATGCCCATCGACCGGCTTCTCGCTTTCCGTGTGCTTTGTCCGGCGGCGCCGGATCGCGTCGACCACCTCGCCCACCGGCCCGGAGACGATGTACGAGGCGCCGAAGACGAAGATCATCACCTGCGGCTCCGCGGCCAGCAGCAGCGCGAGGAACACGAACACCACCAGCGTGTTGAACGGGCGCCGCCGGAGCGGCTCCAGGTCCTTGAAGGCGTTGAACTTGATCGTGCTCACCATGAGGAAGGCGAGCACGTAGATCGTCAGCAGCACGGCGAAGTGCTTGAAGCTCCCCGACCCGCCCAGGTAGTAGTAGAGCAGGATCA contains the following coding sequences:
- the leuB gene encoding 3-isopropylmalate dehydrogenase; the protein is MAAKKICVFPGDGIGPEVVREGLSVLRILEEAAGGKMFETEEELLGGCAYDAHGSPMPDRALALAKASDAVLLGAVGGPKWDPLPFAVRPERALLGLRKELGLFANLRPAVVFAPLLDASPLRRELVEGIDLMVVRELTGGIYFGEPRGVSFINGVETGINTEIYTRPEIERVARVAFELARKRSRRVTSVDKSNVLEATELWRRVVSEVGAKEYPDVALSHMLVDNCAMQLIRNPRQFDVIVTTNLFGDILTDEASMITGSIGMLPSASIGGKVGMYEPIHGSAPDIAGKGVANPLATILSVAMMLKYSFDMPAEAARIEKAVERVLADGYRTGDIYREGEGKKVGTTEMGDRVREAVLNQYQTR
- the leuD gene encoding 3-isopropylmalate dehydratase small subunit, producing the protein MELSGKAWKYGDDVDTDVIIPARYLNTSDPAELARHCMEDIDASFASKVSPGDLIVAGKNFGCGSSREHAPIAIKASGASAVIARSFARIFYRNAFNMGLPIFEAPDAVDEIEAGDRLAVDMERGSLRNETKGKEYRFTPIPPFMRELVAAGGLLNYIAKRKKGA
- the leuC gene encoding 3-isopropylmalate dehydratase large subunit, whose protein sequence is MGMTLTEKILARHAGRKGVAPGELILAKVDLALGNDVTSPIAIEAFRSLGAAAVFDRERIALVPDHFAPNKDIKSAEQVKMMREFAKEFGVVNYFEVGRMGIEHVLLPDEGLVVPGDLVIGADSHTCTYGALCAFSTGVGSTDLAAAMFSGEVWLKVPETLRIVLSGRPAKWVEGKDVILHIIGEIGVDGALYKAMEYAGDGIAHLSMAWRFTMANMAIEAGAKNGIFPFDAATKAYADGRAKRKYEVVTADPDARYADEISVDLSALEPVVAFPHLPENTRPLSKVGNVPIDQVVVGSCTNGRIEDLRSAAAVIRGRKVHDGVRMLIFPATQEIYLQAMREGLMEAFVTAGAAFSTPTCGPCLGGHMGVLAKGERAISTTNRNFVGRMGHPESEVYLSNPAVAAASAVLGRIGGPDELP